From one Nematostella vectensis chromosome 7, jaNemVect1.1, whole genome shotgun sequence genomic stretch:
- the LOC5520720 gene encoding protein FAM177A1 — protein sequence MAESTAPQTKLNDAKTDEKDKDEDDSIDLGTTSPPQVGFIGTKHEFETINFDADEEDEDDTSGYHTDERRKKRFTKKKKKKEEVTDSSSDDEDDRALVPDDTNPSDLTWPLWLWYYVVAVSTGALKVAEYLGEKLAYFFGITSPKYQYVIDEFYRLKEQEKEEKERERREREYVEKMNAERLARLEGGDGSQKLTMPKEEALPQERDNAPDTNKSS from the exons ATGGCGGAGTCAACAGCTCCACAAACTAAACTAAACGACGCGAAAACGGACGAGAAAGATAAAGATGAGGACGATAGCATAGACTTAGGGACTACCTCGCCGCCTCAAGTTGGGTTTATTGGAACCAAGCACGAGTTCGAGACGATTAATTTTGACGCTGACGAGGAAGACGAAGACGATACGAGTGGATATCACACAGACGAACGGAGGAAAAAACGCTTCacgaaaaagaagaaaaagaaagaagaagtCACCGATAGTAGCTCAGACGACGAGGACGATAGAGCATTAGTTCCAGATGATACCAACCCA tctgATCTCACATGGCCATTATGGCTGTGGTATTATGTAGTCGCTGTTTCCACAGGTGCTCTTAAAG TTGCAGAGTATCTAGGGGAAAAACTGGCATATTTCTTTGGCATCACGTCACCCAAGTACCAGTATGTCATAGATGAGTTCTACAGGCTTAAAGAGCAG gaaaaagaagaaaaagaaagagaaaggagagagagagaataTGTTGAGAAGATGAATGCCGAAAGACTAGCCAGGCtagagggtggggacgggtcACAGAAGCTGACCATGCCAAAAGAGGAAGCTCTCCCACAAGAAAGAGACAATGCGCCAGACACTAACAAATCTTCCTGA
- the LOC5520834 gene encoding macrophage mannose receptor 1 isoform X2: MKTAFFWVIIASFGLCRSEQNLEVNAAGYVFEHNDNVYKIVLQRHDKRSWFEAEEICIEEENGHLISFDNKNEVQWMNKLLTNLTKEMAPIGRFWIGANDRNIRGVYQFIGSAPFQNRLAPWAEGEPNRPRTPHEYCVAMEHAPRQSTWSDNDCFNSYGYICKSKDTPNKLRDLKRFGFKWEWNFHIYKFVPLPYDTMTWSEAELYCKEAEFGHLLSIVDPEESEFITERIKQIRQVIGLRGFWIGATDMFQVGRFRWMDKKPMKYTKWLSGEPTSYSAKPKREREACVTIHTNPHWGTWSDENCILKKPFICKAKMCSGKLDLVFIVDASGSVREEGFLQAKQFMWRVIRGFNVTNNSTRVGLIRYSDFADVIFSLNTYRSPKAIKNAIFKMVFVQGHTKTEQALDLARTKVFTEKGGSRELVPKVAILMTDGKSKRPKWVATAAEKLRAINVNMVAFGIGRGIDMKELTSMASSPDDVLTVASYGELRTKIYDLRERICDQIIAEEKRKLKELEERYRKEDEQARQRRG; this comes from the exons AGAATTTGGAAGTAAATGCTGCGGGGTACG tgtttGAGCACAATGACAACGTCTACAAAATCGTCTTACAGAGGCACGACAAACGTTCCTGGTTTGAGGCCGAAGAAATCTGCATCGAGGAAGAAAACGGGCATCTTATCtcatttgataataaaaacGAGGTGCAATGGATGAACAAACTTCTTACGAACCTCACCAAGGAAATGGCTCCCATTGGTCGGTTCTGGATTGGCGCGAATGATAGGAATATTAGAGGAGTATATCAGTTTATCGGTAGTGCTCCGTTTCAAAATCGTCTGGCGCCGTGGGCCGAGGGTGAGCCGAATAGACCCCGAACACCTCACGAGTATTGTGTTGCTATGGAACACGCGCCCCGACAGTCTACATGGAGTGATAATGATTGCTTTAATAGTTATGGATACATCTGCAAGTCTAAAG atACTCCAAATAAACTGAGGGACCTTAAAAGATTTGGATTTA AATGGGAATGGAACTTTCATATTTACAAGTTCGTGCCTCTTCCATACGACACCATGACATGGTCCGAGGCTGAGCTGTACTGCAAGGAAGCCGAGTTCGGACACTTGCTCTCGATAGTGGATCCAGAAGAAAGCGAATTCATCACAGAGAGGATCAAGCAAATTCGCCAGGTTATTGGATTAAGGGGATTCTGGATCGGGGCTACGGATATGTTCCAGGTTGGGCGGTTTAGATGGATGGATAAAAAACCTATGAAGTACACAAAATGGCTGAGTGGTGAGCCTACAAGCTACTCCGCCAAGCCAAAGAGAGAGAGGGAAGCCTGTGTTACGATTCATACGAACCCCCACTGGGGGACTTGGTCCGATGAGAACTGTATCCTGAAGAAGCCATTCATCTGTAAAGCGAAAA TGTGTTCCGGTAAGCTAGACTTGGTATTCATAGTAGATGCGTCGGGAAGTGTTCGCGAGGAAGGCTTCCTCCAAGCCAAGCAGTTTATGTGGAGG GTCATCCGTGGGTTCAACGTCACTAACAATAGCACTCGGGTCGGCCTGATCCGGTACTCAGACTTCGCTGACGTTATCTTCTCACTAAACACCTACCGCTCACCAAAAGCTATCAAGAACGCAATATTCAAGATGGTGTTCGTCCAAGGGCACACCAAGACTGAGCAG GCGCTGGACCTTGCGCGAACGAAAGTCTTCACCGAGAAAGGAGGTTCACGGGAACTCGTACCGAAAGTAGCGATCCTGATGACTGATGGGAAATCCAAGCGACCAAAGTGGGTAGCCACCGCTGCGGAGAAACTGCGGGCGATCAATGTAAACATGGTAGCGTTCGGTATCGGCAGGGGGATAGACATGAAGGAATTGACCTCAATGGCCTCTTCACCAGATGACGTACTGACGGTCGCTTCCTACGGAGAATTACGGACAAAGATATATGATCTAAGGGAGAGGATATGTGACC AAATAATCGCGGAAGAGAAACGGAAACTGAAGGAACTTGAGGAACGGTACCGAAAAGAAGATGAACAAGCGAGACAACGTCGTGGATGA
- the LOC5520834 gene encoding macrophage mannose receptor 1 isoform X1, giving the protein MFDVLRQLSWRLAIILCFISSQPVAGAKPPGTVFEHNDNVYKIVLQRHDKRSWFEAEEICIEEENGHLISFDNKNEVQWMNKLLTNLTKEMAPIGRFWIGANDRNIRGVYQFIGSAPFQNRLAPWAEGEPNRPRTPHEYCVAMEHAPRQSTWSDNDCFNSYGYICKSKDTPNKLRDLKRFGFKWEWNFHIYKFVPLPYDTMTWSEAELYCKEAEFGHLLSIVDPEESEFITERIKQIRQVIGLRGFWIGATDMFQVGRFRWMDKKPMKYTKWLSGEPTSYSAKPKREREACVTIHTNPHWGTWSDENCILKKPFICKAKMCSGKLDLVFIVDASGSVREEGFLQAKQFMWRVIRGFNVTNNSTRVGLIRYSDFADVIFSLNTYRSPKAIKNAIFKMVFVQGHTKTEQALDLARTKVFTEKGGSRELVPKVAILMTDGKSKRPKWVATAAEKLRAINVNMVAFGIGRGIDMKELTSMASSPDDVLTVASYGELRTKIYDLRERICDQIIAEEKRKLKELEERYRKEDEQARQRRG; this is encoded by the exons tgtttGAGCACAATGACAACGTCTACAAAATCGTCTTACAGAGGCACGACAAACGTTCCTGGTTTGAGGCCGAAGAAATCTGCATCGAGGAAGAAAACGGGCATCTTATCtcatttgataataaaaacGAGGTGCAATGGATGAACAAACTTCTTACGAACCTCACCAAGGAAATGGCTCCCATTGGTCGGTTCTGGATTGGCGCGAATGATAGGAATATTAGAGGAGTATATCAGTTTATCGGTAGTGCTCCGTTTCAAAATCGTCTGGCGCCGTGGGCCGAGGGTGAGCCGAATAGACCCCGAACACCTCACGAGTATTGTGTTGCTATGGAACACGCGCCCCGACAGTCTACATGGAGTGATAATGATTGCTTTAATAGTTATGGATACATCTGCAAGTCTAAAG atACTCCAAATAAACTGAGGGACCTTAAAAGATTTGGATTTA AATGGGAATGGAACTTTCATATTTACAAGTTCGTGCCTCTTCCATACGACACCATGACATGGTCCGAGGCTGAGCTGTACTGCAAGGAAGCCGAGTTCGGACACTTGCTCTCGATAGTGGATCCAGAAGAAAGCGAATTCATCACAGAGAGGATCAAGCAAATTCGCCAGGTTATTGGATTAAGGGGATTCTGGATCGGGGCTACGGATATGTTCCAGGTTGGGCGGTTTAGATGGATGGATAAAAAACCTATGAAGTACACAAAATGGCTGAGTGGTGAGCCTACAAGCTACTCCGCCAAGCCAAAGAGAGAGAGGGAAGCCTGTGTTACGATTCATACGAACCCCCACTGGGGGACTTGGTCCGATGAGAACTGTATCCTGAAGAAGCCATTCATCTGTAAAGCGAAAA TGTGTTCCGGTAAGCTAGACTTGGTATTCATAGTAGATGCGTCGGGAAGTGTTCGCGAGGAAGGCTTCCTCCAAGCCAAGCAGTTTATGTGGAGG GTCATCCGTGGGTTCAACGTCACTAACAATAGCACTCGGGTCGGCCTGATCCGGTACTCAGACTTCGCTGACGTTATCTTCTCACTAAACACCTACCGCTCACCAAAAGCTATCAAGAACGCAATATTCAAGATGGTGTTCGTCCAAGGGCACACCAAGACTGAGCAG GCGCTGGACCTTGCGCGAACGAAAGTCTTCACCGAGAAAGGAGGTTCACGGGAACTCGTACCGAAAGTAGCGATCCTGATGACTGATGGGAAATCCAAGCGACCAAAGTGGGTAGCCACCGCTGCGGAGAAACTGCGGGCGATCAATGTAAACATGGTAGCGTTCGGTATCGGCAGGGGGATAGACATGAAGGAATTGACCTCAATGGCCTCTTCACCAGATGACGTACTGACGGTCGCTTCCTACGGAGAATTACGGACAAAGATATATGATCTAAGGGAGAGGATATGTGACC AAATAATCGCGGAAGAGAAACGGAAACTGAAGGAACTTGAGGAACGGTACCGAAAAGAAGATGAACAAGCGAGACAACGTCGTGGATGA
- the LOC5520834 gene encoding C-type mannose receptor 2 isoform X3 — protein MLRVFEHNDNVYKIVLQRHDKRSWFEAEEICIEEENGHLISFDNKNEVQWMNKLLTNLTKEMAPIGRFWIGANDRNIRGVYQFIGSAPFQNRLAPWAEGEPNRPRTPHEYCVAMEHAPRQSTWSDNDCFNSYGYICKSKDTPNKLRDLKRFGFKWEWNFHIYKFVPLPYDTMTWSEAELYCKEAEFGHLLSIVDPEESEFITERIKQIRQVIGLRGFWIGATDMFQVGRFRWMDKKPMKYTKWLSGEPTSYSAKPKREREACVTIHTNPHWGTWSDENCILKKPFICKAKMCSGKLDLVFIVDASGSVREEGFLQAKQFMWRVIRGFNVTNNSTRVGLIRYSDFADVIFSLNTYRSPKAIKNAIFKMVFVQGHTKTEQALDLARTKVFTEKGGSRELVPKVAILMTDGKSKRPKWVATAAEKLRAINVNMVAFGIGRGIDMKELTSMASSPDDVLTVASYGELRTKIYDLRERICDQIIAEEKRKLKELEERYRKEDEQARQRRG, from the exons ATGCTGCGGG tgtttGAGCACAATGACAACGTCTACAAAATCGTCTTACAGAGGCACGACAAACGTTCCTGGTTTGAGGCCGAAGAAATCTGCATCGAGGAAGAAAACGGGCATCTTATCtcatttgataataaaaacGAGGTGCAATGGATGAACAAACTTCTTACGAACCTCACCAAGGAAATGGCTCCCATTGGTCGGTTCTGGATTGGCGCGAATGATAGGAATATTAGAGGAGTATATCAGTTTATCGGTAGTGCTCCGTTTCAAAATCGTCTGGCGCCGTGGGCCGAGGGTGAGCCGAATAGACCCCGAACACCTCACGAGTATTGTGTTGCTATGGAACACGCGCCCCGACAGTCTACATGGAGTGATAATGATTGCTTTAATAGTTATGGATACATCTGCAAGTCTAAAG atACTCCAAATAAACTGAGGGACCTTAAAAGATTTGGATTTA AATGGGAATGGAACTTTCATATTTACAAGTTCGTGCCTCTTCCATACGACACCATGACATGGTCCGAGGCTGAGCTGTACTGCAAGGAAGCCGAGTTCGGACACTTGCTCTCGATAGTGGATCCAGAAGAAAGCGAATTCATCACAGAGAGGATCAAGCAAATTCGCCAGGTTATTGGATTAAGGGGATTCTGGATCGGGGCTACGGATATGTTCCAGGTTGGGCGGTTTAGATGGATGGATAAAAAACCTATGAAGTACACAAAATGGCTGAGTGGTGAGCCTACAAGCTACTCCGCCAAGCCAAAGAGAGAGAGGGAAGCCTGTGTTACGATTCATACGAACCCCCACTGGGGGACTTGGTCCGATGAGAACTGTATCCTGAAGAAGCCATTCATCTGTAAAGCGAAAA TGTGTTCCGGTAAGCTAGACTTGGTATTCATAGTAGATGCGTCGGGAAGTGTTCGCGAGGAAGGCTTCCTCCAAGCCAAGCAGTTTATGTGGAGG GTCATCCGTGGGTTCAACGTCACTAACAATAGCACTCGGGTCGGCCTGATCCGGTACTCAGACTTCGCTGACGTTATCTTCTCACTAAACACCTACCGCTCACCAAAAGCTATCAAGAACGCAATATTCAAGATGGTGTTCGTCCAAGGGCACACCAAGACTGAGCAG GCGCTGGACCTTGCGCGAACGAAAGTCTTCACCGAGAAAGGAGGTTCACGGGAACTCGTACCGAAAGTAGCGATCCTGATGACTGATGGGAAATCCAAGCGACCAAAGTGGGTAGCCACCGCTGCGGAGAAACTGCGGGCGATCAATGTAAACATGGTAGCGTTCGGTATCGGCAGGGGGATAGACATGAAGGAATTGACCTCAATGGCCTCTTCACCAGATGACGTACTGACGGTCGCTTCCTACGGAGAATTACGGACAAAGATATATGATCTAAGGGAGAGGATATGTGACC AAATAATCGCGGAAGAGAAACGGAAACTGAAGGAACTTGAGGAACGGTACCGAAAAGAAGATGAACAAGCGAGACAACGTCGTGGATGA